DNA from Leptospira mayottensis 200901116:
TTTAAGATATTTCCATTTGTATAACCCGTAGTAAAAATATTTCCATATATATCGGTTATGATAGAATGGATCACCGCTTGTTTTGGAGGAGCGCTATCGGGACCGAATTGTTGAACCCATTGTAAGGCGCCGAATGAATTATATTTTGCTATGGTTCCAAGCCAACTCGTTCCGGTTGATTTATCTTTAAAACGACCGTTACTCGTTCCACCTACAAAAATATTTCCGGATAAATCCACAGTTATGGATTTACCATGAAAGGATTTTTCAAAGAAACCTAATTGAGCGAAAAATTGACGATTACCGTTATTGTCATATTTAAGGATAAAAAGGTCATCAATTCCGATTCCCGATGCGGTATTTTTTTCATAATCTGCGTTCCCAGAACCGGTGATATAAATGTCACTTGTGGTTTTGTTAATTGCCAACCCTTCCGGAAAACTCCTTGCATTAGGGATTGCGATTTGTTGGACCCAATCCTCGTCTCCGTTGTTTTTAAACTTAATGATAAATCCGTTTGATCCTGTCAGAGGACCTCCAAAAGGTCCGGTCGATTTTCCAGTTATATAAGTGTTTCCAACCGAATCTAACGTCATTTTTTGAGGCATAACTTCATAATTTGCAATCCCCTTTTGTCTAGACCAGATTTGGTCTCCGTTGGAATCGAATTTGATTAGAAACATGTCTTTTTTACCCGTAAGTGCTCCCGGATAATTCCTGTTTGTATTGCCGGTTATATACACGTTATCGTTCATATCGACTGCAATATCGCTCACATCCAAAGTTGTGTTTGCGTTTCCAATTT
Protein-coding regions in this window:
- a CDS encoding SBBP repeat beta-propeller lipoprotein, LipL53 family, which codes for MNRICIFLFILLQACTPAKIIGVAAPEANDSWIQFLVRGIVRIETEATDNVFSESELEDSKTFELERTLSIGAPNSTTYSRSLIVDEKGFIYITGDTDQGVYNAAATGIRDIILGKYDSQMNPIWTKQIGNANTTLDVSDIAVDMNDNVYITGNTNRNYPGALTGKKDMFLIKFDSNGDQIWSRQKGIANYEVMPQKMTLDSVGNTYITGKSTGPFGGPLTGSNGFIIKFKNNGDEDWVQQIAIPNARSFPEGLAINKTTSDIYITGSGNADYEKNTASGIGIDDLFILKYDNNGNRQFFAQLGFFEKSFHGKSITVDLSGNIFVGGTSNGRFKDKSTGTSWLGTIAKYNSFGALQWVQQFGPDSAPPKQAVIHSIITDIYGNIFTTGYTNGNILNGRDNSSGIQDAFITKHNSSGRIQWMERIGVPDATISGNGLGLDSKRNLYVIGNTNRGINGAPIYGNTDAFIVKYK